Genomic DNA from bacterium:
TTAATAAGCGATAGCCTGTTAGGTGTACTCAGATAAATTATTCCACCACTCTTCAGAAGTGAAAATAACTCCTCAGCCAGATTATCAGTAAACGCAATATGTTCAACTACATCCTGCATAATAATAACATCAAAAGATTTTTTTTTAAATGGAAGTTGAAAAGCATCAGCCAACAAAGGTTTTAGCGATTTTGAATTGCTGATTTTTTTTACTCGCTCAAGTTTTACTTCCAGACTTACAACAAAATTATTTTTAGAAAGCAGCTGCGAAGTGCTTCCTTCACCTGAGCCGAGATCCAAGATCATTTTACCTGATAATTCAGTTACCTTTTCAATTATACTTTTTACAAATTTCGCTCTCTCCTCCGAGAGATCGCGGGCTTTCTGCCAACGTTCAAAATTTGGATGCGATGGATTATACTCTCTCTGGATTGT
This window encodes:
- a CDS encoding class I SAM-dependent methyltransferase, which gives rise to MEVKATIQREYNPSHPNFERWQKARDLSEERAKFVKSIIEKVTELSGKMILDLGSGEGSTSQLLSKNNFVVSLEVKLERVKKISNSKSLKPLLADAFQLPFKKKSFDVIIMQDVVEHIAFTDNLAEELFSLLKSGGIIYLSTPNRLSLINIIADPHWGMPLLSLFNREQINKYFMKYFRKSDYNRTDIAELLSLNDIFKIFNREFSINLFTNYSVQYLFDGGEGLVWSNFHLRIVEIIKSFGLKKILLKMANDEHGIMNKFFTPTFYIVFKKL